One window from the genome of Glycine soja cultivar W05 chromosome 12, ASM419377v2, whole genome shotgun sequence encodes:
- the LOC114380172 gene encoding cytokinin dehydrogenase 6-like, translating to MRYHYPPRNNILGEHNILFLKSFTILFLSCIAIRLNLCLSSIPSSLKSLPLGGHLNFDEVSLSHAARDFGNRYQYHPMAVLQPESVSDIASTIKHIWLMGPSSHLTVAARGHGHSLQGQAQAHGGVVINMESLKVPEMQVHVDVGNSPPYVDVSGGELWINILHETLRYGLAPRSWTDYLHLTVGGTLSNAGVSGQAFRHGPQISNVQLLEIVTGTGEVVNCSAENNGDLFHSVLGGLGQFGIITRARIVLEPAPAMVKWIRVLYSDFTAFTRDQERLISAENTFDYIEGFVIINRTGLLNNWRLSFNPQDPVQASHFKSDGRTLFCLEMAKYFNVEEIDAANQEVEEHLSRLSYIPSTLFSTEVTFVDFLDRVHISEVKLRSKGLWDVPHPWLNLLIPKSQIHNFAEVVFGNILTETSNGPVLIYPVNKSKWDNRTSVVIPEEAIFYLVAFLTSAVPSSTGTDGLEHILSQNKRILEFCESAQLGVKQYLPHYNTQQEWRAHFGPHWETFLQRKSVYDPLAILAPGQRIFQKAITFS from the exons atgagataccATTACCCACCTCGTAATAACATTCTTGGAGAACACAACATTCTGTTCCTCAAAAGCTTCACGATATTGTTCCTTAGTTGCATAGCCATTCGGCTTAACTTGTGTCTTTCCAGCATCCCCTCTTCACTGAAATCACTTCCCCTAGGAGGGcatttaaattttgatgaaGTTAGCCTAAGCCATGCAGCAAGGGACTTCGGCAACAGGTACCAATATCATCCAATGGCAGTGCTGCAACCAGAATCAGTTTCTGATATCGCATCCACCATAAAGCATATCTGGCTGATGGGTCCTAGCTCGCACCTCACGGTTGCAGCGAGGGGCCACGGCCACTCGCTGCAGGGACAGGCTCAAGCCCATGGAGGAGTTGTGATAAACATGGAATCACTCAAGGTCCCAGAAATGCAGGTACATGTTGATGTGGGAAACTCTCCTCCATACGTGGATGTCTCAGGTGGCGAATTGTGGATAAACATATTGCATGAGACTCTAAGGTACGGGTTGGCGCCAAGATCGTGGACAGACTACCTGCATCTGACAGTTGGAGGCACTCTCTCCAACGCTGGTGTCAGTGGCCAGGCATTTAGGCATGGTCCCCAAATAAGTAATGTTCAGCTGCTCGAGATTGTTACAG GAACAGGGGAGGTGGTGAACTGTTCCGCAGAGAATAATGGGGATCTCTTTCACAGCGTTCTTGGGGGGCTTGGCCAATTTGGCATTATAACCCGGGCAAGAATTGTCCTGGAGCCAGCACCTGCCATG GTAAAATGGATTAGAGTGCTGTACTCagatttcacagcattcacaaGAGACCAAGAAAGGTTAATATCTGCAGAAAACACCTTTGACTACATTGAAGGATTTGTGATAATAAACAGAACTGGTCTGTTAAATAACTGGAGATTATCCTTCAACCCACAAGACCCGGTTCAAGCTAGTCATTTCAAGTCGGATGGAAGAACTCTCTTCTGTCTTGAAATGGCCAAATACTTCAACGTGGAAGAAATCGATGCAGCAAATCAG GAAGTTGAGGAACATTTGTCCCGATTAAGCTACATCCCATCGACCCTTTTTTCAACAGAAGTCACATTTGTTGATTTCTTAGACAGGGTGCACATATCAGAGGTCAAGTTGCGTTCAAAAGGCTTGTGGGATGTTCCACATCCGTGGCTCAATCTTCTAATACCCAAAAGCCAAATACACAACTTCGCAGAAGTCGTCTTCGGGAATATCCTTACAGAAACTAGCAATGGCCCGGTCCTTATCTACCCAGTAAACAAATCAAA GTGGGACAACAGAACTTCTGTTGTGATTCCAGAGGAAGCTATTTTCTACTTAGTGGCATTTCTTACATCTGCAGTTCCATCTTCAACTGGAACTGACGGCCTAGAGCACATACTAAGTCAGAACAAAAGAATTTTAGAATTCTGTGAAAGTGCACAACTTGGAGTGAAGCAGTATTTGCCTCACTACAACACACAGCAAGAATGGAGGGCCCATTTTGGTCCTCACTGGGAGACTTTTCTGCAGAGAAAGTCTGTTTATGATCCATTAGCAATACTCGCTCCTGGCCAACGTATTTTTCAAAAAGCAATAACCTTCTCATGA
- the LOC114380174 gene encoding probable glycerol-3-phosphate dehydrogenase [NAD(+)] 1, cytosolic, translating into MFGNGEAVTHSACSNGSVQTVNGNLEEKLDELRLLMGKVDGDPLRIVGVGAGAWGSVFTAMLQEAYGGLREKVLIRIWRRPGRTVDRALAKHLFEVINSREDVLRRLIRRCAYLKYVEGRLGDRVLYADEILKDGFCLNMIDTPLCPLKVVTNLQEAVWDADIVINGLPSTETREVFEEISKYWKERITVPTIISLAKGVEAELGPEPRIITPTLMINQATGVPIENILYLGGPNIASEIYNKEYANARICGAEKWRKPLAKFLRQPHFIVWDNGDLVTHEVMGGLKNVYAIGAGMVAALTNESATSKSVYFAHCTSEMIFITHLLAEEPERLAGPLLADTYVTLLKGRNAWYGQKLAKGELSLEMGDSIKGKGTIQGVSAVKAFYELLSQSSLNVLNPEENELVAPVELCPILKMLYKILIIRESPVEAILQALRDETMNDPRDRIEIAQSHVFYRPSLLGHQP; encoded by the exons ATGTTTGGAAACGGTGAAGCCGTGACTCACAGTGCATGCTCCAATGGTTCTGTCCAAACTGTAAATGGCAATTTGGAAGAGAAGCTTGATGAACTTCGTCTGCTAATGGGGAAAGTGGATGGTGATCCACTGAGAATAGTTGGTGTTGGAGCTGGGGCTTGGGGTAGTGTATTCACAGCTATGTTGCAGGAGGCTTATGGTGGTTTAAGAGAAAAGGTTCTGATTAGGATATGGAGAAGACCCGGAAGAACGGTTGATAGAGCCTTGGCTAAGCATTTGTTTGAGGTTATCAATTCGAGGGAGGATGTATTGAGAAGGCTGATTAGGCGATGTGCGTATTTGAAATATGTTGAGGGAAGATTGGGTGATCGTGTCCTTTATGCAGATGAGATTTTGAAAGATGGATTTTGCTTGAACATGATTGACACCCCTCTTTGCCCTCTCAAGGTTGTCACAAACCTGCAGGAGGCTGTGTGGGACGCAGATATTGTGATTAATGGCTTGCCATCAACGGAAACCCGTGAGGTATTTGAAGAAATTAGCAAGTACTGGAAAGAGAGAATCACAGTGCCTACCATCATTTCCTTAGCAAAGGGTGTGGAGGCTGAATTGGGGCCTGAACCACGGATAATAACTCCCACGCTAATGATCAATCAAGCAA CTGGAGTCCCCATTGAGAACATCCTTTACCTTGGAGGTCCTAACATTGCCTCAGAAATTTACAACAAGGAATATGCAAACGCTAGGATATGTGGGGCAGAAAAGTGGAGGAAACCACTGGCAAAATTTTTGAGGCAGCCCCACTTTATAGTGTGGGATAATGGTGACCTTGTTACTCATGAAGTTATGGGTGGATTAAAGAATGTATATGCTATTGGAGCAG GAATGGTAGCCGCTTTAACAAATGAGAGTGCCACCAGCAAGTCAGTGTACTTTGCTCACTGCACATCTGAGATGATTTTTATAACTCATCTATTGGCAGAAGAACCAGAAAGACTGGCAGGGCCTCTCTTGGCTGATACGTATGTAACGTTGTTGAAAGGTCGCAATGCATGGTATGGGCAAAAGTTGGCCAAAGGGGAGTTGAGCCTTGAAATGGGTGACAGCATCAAGGGCAAGGGGACAATTCAG GGAGTCTCTGCAGTTAAAGCATTCTATGAGCTACTTAGTCAGTCCAGCTTAAATGTCCTAAATCCTGAAGAAAACGAGCTCGTTGCCCCAGTGGAGCTTTGCCCCATCTTGAAGATGttatataaaatactaataattag GGAATCTCCAGTAGAGGCAATTCTTCAAGCATTGCGAGATGAGACAATGAATGATCCTCGTGACCGTATTGAGATTGCCCAAAGCCATGTGTTTTACAGACCATCACTTCTTGGTCACCAGCCTTAA